The following proteins come from a genomic window of Terribacillus aidingensis:
- a CDS encoding Fur family transcriptional regulator, whose protein sequence is MNRKKALEILKDNGYRQTVQRDKLLQIFERNSDYTAAIVVWKEFNLKFAGASYNTLYRNLYTMVEIGILEMATIDGLKHFRFHCNAEGHNHYFICNKCGHTKSIEVCLLKSVRNVLPKDYTIDNHRFEVYGTCPACK, encoded by the coding sequence GTGAATAGAAAAAAAGCCCTAGAAATCTTAAAAGACAATGGTTATAGACAAACAGTACAGAGAGATAAGTTACTTCAGATATTTGAAAGGAACTCAGATTATACTGCTGCTATTGTTGTATGGAAAGAGTTCAATTTAAAGTTTGCAGGAGCAAGTTATAATACTCTTTATCGCAATCTTTATACCATGGTAGAAATCGGTATCTTAGAAATGGCTACTATAGATGGTTTGAAGCACTTTAGATTCCATTGTAATGCTGAAGGGCATAACCATTATTTTATTTGTAATAAATGTGGACATACTAAATCAATTGAAGTTTGTTTATTAAAAAGTGTTCGGAATGTGTTACCGAAGGATTACACAATAGACAACCACCGTTTTGAAGTTTACGGAACATGTCCTGCATGTAAATGA